In Arthrobacter sp. StoSoilB5, one genomic interval encodes:
- a CDS encoding PH domain-containing protein, which produces MRKELLPGEQVITITRQQARSLFFPTLAFILVPAVAAYACAWIIKGNPQRLAPFITVEWTPWLVGACLVLAGLVLVAYSVKRVLKWRSVRFILTSRRIIAKYGMFRRGDWQVSLMAVRSVGVHQNLLQRTLHSGNISLDTGPSGEAVLTDVPEVGKFRGFILDAMDELPKGGIFEGEVLQDFDELPWELREGGRDER; this is translated from the coding sequence ATGCGTAAAGAGCTGCTTCCGGGGGAGCAGGTCATCACCATTACGCGTCAACAGGCCCGCTCGCTGTTCTTTCCAACGCTGGCCTTCATCCTGGTTCCTGCCGTGGCAGCCTACGCGTGTGCGTGGATCATCAAAGGAAATCCGCAGCGGCTTGCCCCGTTCATTACAGTGGAATGGACGCCATGGCTTGTGGGTGCGTGTCTGGTCCTGGCAGGGCTGGTGCTGGTGGCTTACAGCGTGAAGCGTGTGTTGAAATGGCGCTCAGTCAGGTTCATCCTGACCAGCCGCAGGATAATTGCCAAATACGGAATGTTTCGCCGGGGCGACTGGCAGGTGTCATTGATGGCTGTCCGCAGCGTGGGGGTCCACCAGAACCTGCTGCAGCGGACATTGCACTCCGGGAATATATCCTTGGATACCGGGCCCTCCGGCGAAGCTGTCTTGACGGACGTACCGGAGGTTGGAAAATTCAGGGGCTTCATTCTTGACGCCATGGATGAACTGCCCAAGGGTGGGATTTTTGAGGGTGAAGTCCTGCAGGACTTTGATGAGTTGCCGTGGGAATTGAGAGAAGGTGGAAGAGATGAGCGTTGA
- a CDS encoding MoxR family ATPase, whose translation MTMTNEQAAWFAETFQKLVANVGQAILGKEHVIRLTFTAMLAEGHVLFEDAPGTGKTSLARALAATVQGSHNRIQFTPDLLPSDVTGVTIYDQKTQKFEFHKGPVFNNIVLADEINRASPKTQSALLEVMEESRVTVDGTTYEAGRPFMVLATQNPIEQAGTYRLPEAQLDRFLIKTSIGYPDHASTVRLLGGANLKDRSKDLTPIITTQAVADMADLAATTHVDTAVLEYISRLCEETRNAPETRLGVSVRGALAMVRAAKVWAAGQGRNFVLPDDIKELAPVVWTHRLVMDPEAEFSGATPEVVLTRVLADVAAPQQRASA comes from the coding sequence ATGACCATGACAAACGAGCAGGCCGCGTGGTTTGCAGAGACGTTCCAGAAGCTCGTTGCCAACGTGGGCCAGGCAATACTGGGCAAGGAACACGTCATCCGGTTGACCTTCACGGCGATGCTGGCCGAAGGCCACGTGCTCTTTGAGGATGCTCCGGGTACTGGAAAGACGTCTTTGGCCCGTGCACTTGCTGCTACGGTCCAGGGCTCGCACAACCGCATCCAGTTCACGCCGGACCTCCTGCCCTCGGACGTCACGGGCGTGACCATCTACGACCAGAAGACCCAGAAGTTCGAGTTCCACAAGGGCCCGGTCTTCAACAACATCGTCCTTGCCGATGAAATCAACCGTGCTTCGCCGAAGACGCAGTCAGCGTTGCTGGAGGTCATGGAAGAGTCACGCGTTACCGTGGACGGCACCACGTATGAAGCAGGCCGTCCGTTCATGGTCCTGGCTACGCAGAACCCGATCGAACAGGCAGGCACCTACCGGCTTCCCGAAGCCCAGCTGGACCGGTTCCTGATCAAGACGTCCATCGGCTACCCGGACCACGCTTCTACCGTGCGGCTTCTGGGCGGGGCAAACTTGAAGGACCGTTCCAAGGACCTCACGCCCATCATCACCACCCAAGCCGTGGCGGATATGGCGGATCTCGCGGCCACCACCCACGTGGACACTGCAGTGCTGGAGTACATTTCGCGGCTATGCGAAGAGACGCGCAATGCTCCAGAGACCCGTCTGGGCGTCTCCGTCCGTGGTGCCTTGGCCATGGTCCGCGCGGCGAAGGTCTGGGCCGCCGGACAGGGACGCAACTTTGTGCTGCCGGACGACATCAAGGAACTCGCCCCTGTGGTGTGGACGCACCGTTTGGTGATGGATCCCGAGGCCGAATTCTCCGGCGCGACACCGGAGGTTGTGCTCACGCGTGTCCTGGCCGATGTCGCCGCCCCGCAGCAACGCGCGAGCGCATAG
- a CDS encoding Ig-like domain-containing protein — protein sequence MTSFFGKLGLKKRRNRKLVSATAVTAAGALLVAGAVLYPGFKTAEVDLNDGGVWVVSKTKNAVGRLNYPSRVLDGAVTPATTTFDVLQHDGNVFVDDESGSTINQVSAANLKLGGDKQLPSSSQVSYGSSVLSVTDPARGKVWALSPSTVNGFDEESSEPVLTGSQNMVSAVGRDNRIYTADPGKGEITITTVDANGERAASEVAKVDELKGAGDLQIAVVGDKPVVLDAGSGNLFLPGGRKLQLQDAREAKLQQSSEDSGYVAIATRKVLLKQPLDGSTAATVNVDGEGVPAAPVQVSKCTHAAWAGANKYIRDCENDADDKKNDVPKASASPSYVFRVNRDLVVLNDINSGSVWLVNQNMQLVNNWDDVVPPKNQSDDQDQESADNNTINVLPDRTKPNRAPETKPDEFGVRPGRTSILSVLDNDSDPDGDVLTAAAGANGPKAGALENIYGGSAFQIKVPAEAKPGTEVFDYNASDGRGLSAGGKVTLHVVGPEENKPPVFKRAEPTTMLVEQGKSVSQNILTDWMDPDGDDLVLLDAKADNDQDQVKVRRDGLLTYQDSGAAPGKKNVTITVWDGRATTTGRVVINVQPPGALAPVVNADHVTAVVGQDLVISPLKNDVDPNGGALRVAHVEAAGQVELGAVTDGGSFTFRSNTPGPVYLTYIASNGPQSSQGLIRVDVESGKDAGAPVAVHDVALLPVGGSVLVDPLANDSDPSGGVLVLQSVTVPEGSTASVSVIDHSVLRITDVLGAKEPFVFSYTMSNGHKSATGTVGVVPVPAPAVVEAPQPKPDEVNVRVNDVVTIPVLDNDTHPQGEELSVDPVLAQNIAEADGHAFVSENTLRFIAGPTPKTVRAIYNAVDPQGQKSAAAVTIHILPLEGAQNSRPQPQNLTARVVAGGSVRIPVPLDGIDPDGDSVQLTGIDSTPTMGTATAGSNFIDFVAAGDGAGTDTFRYKVIDRQGAVNTGTVTIGVAPRGEDNQKPTPVDDEVKVRPGRQIAVDATANDTDPDGDPIRIMTDSIEADEALDAHVSQTSGRILLTAPAAEGTVNVRYSVADDRDAVGQASIRVIVKNDVPLQAPIARDDRVTSAQTLGKTAVDVPVLKNDEDPDGVGENLKISTDVETARPGSEGNVIVELTEQPQLVPYTVEDVDGQKSTAIIWVPGVGQQVPTLAKDEVVELISGQSVTVDLREWVKVRDGRSPRLTQTDRIKLIGADGSDPVANGGTAIKYTAGPEYVGPGSISFEVTDGTGPDDPNGLKSTLSIRTKVLPDPNKNNPPVLLGSAVDVPKSDSVSTDLEKLTSDPDADDVQNMNYEIVGAAPAGFKVNIDGKTLKVSADDSARIGQSGTVQVKAKDRRGLEAVATFKLSLTASNRPKPVANDDVEPDAQSGKPVTANVLANDSNPFPDTPLKIVSAITETGQGSAEFSNGDVTVTPSSGFTGTMVVAYTVEDKTGEASRYATARIRLTVKDKPAPPTTPLAQSVGDETALLTWNAPADRGSPITKYTVYGEGGYKQDCPANTCTLTGLTNNVKYHFAVTATNAINESERSPLSAEVRPDVKPDTPAAPTLTFGDKQLSVAWVPPASKGSPIKSYDLEISPAPAGQNAQIQNLTGASYVWKGLTNGVAYKIRVLARNDAKEPSEWSPYSAAETPAGVPATPAAPSVSGAGSVGSQSQLKVSWAAPNNNGDPVSAYTLTTYRGGAVVGSQAVAATSQNVTVSNAEADYTFTVSATNKAGVSGVSQQSAAIRAAGKPGTVGSGSVAPTGNSGQLRVTFTPLTAAERNGSQDGEIQYRWQTAYGSGPIGRGGGDIGGQPNGQDVVVNIIASSVKNNMSGDAKAIGTGNPYGDPGAPNVNGGKSGVGDPQVHWSWTAPNMNGRPLDHYEVSLDGGGWSGVGKATNYDAPGGGWNNTRTLRVRAVTINPGPAGSAQSTSGNDPTPPVTTVRVKRSDNNSCPGKPGVPDRYSNVGGDAKCGSSDTNWVSYSDGWITSACWMNIYGSSETSNPPSYYKWYRMENGPHPGWYVKLATIDINGPDVGRC from the coding sequence GTGACATCTTTCTTCGGCAAGCTGGGGCTGAAAAAGCGTCGAAACAGGAAACTCGTATCTGCAACTGCTGTGACCGCGGCTGGCGCTTTGCTGGTGGCGGGCGCAGTGCTCTATCCGGGGTTCAAGACGGCTGAGGTCGATTTGAACGACGGCGGCGTGTGGGTCGTGAGCAAGACCAAGAACGCCGTGGGACGGTTGAACTATCCCTCGCGCGTGCTTGATGGGGCTGTGACGCCGGCAACCACCACGTTCGATGTCCTGCAGCATGACGGCAACGTCTTTGTTGACGACGAGTCTGGCTCCACTATCAACCAGGTCTCTGCGGCGAACCTGAAGTTGGGTGGCGACAAGCAGCTGCCCTCATCCTCGCAAGTCAGCTACGGATCCAGTGTGCTGTCAGTTACCGACCCCGCCCGCGGGAAGGTGTGGGCCCTTTCGCCATCCACCGTGAACGGCTTCGATGAAGAATCCAGCGAACCCGTGCTCACGGGCTCCCAGAACATGGTGTCGGCTGTGGGACGGGACAACCGAATTTACACTGCGGACCCGGGCAAGGGCGAAATCACCATCACCACCGTGGACGCCAACGGCGAGCGGGCGGCGTCGGAAGTAGCCAAGGTGGACGAGCTCAAGGGCGCCGGTGATCTGCAGATTGCCGTCGTGGGCGACAAACCGGTAGTGCTGGATGCCGGCTCCGGAAACCTCTTCCTTCCTGGTGGGCGCAAACTCCAGCTACAGGACGCACGGGAAGCCAAACTCCAGCAGAGCAGCGAAGACAGTGGATACGTGGCAATCGCGACGCGGAAAGTACTCCTGAAGCAGCCGTTGGACGGTTCAACCGCTGCCACGGTGAACGTGGATGGGGAGGGCGTTCCGGCAGCCCCGGTGCAGGTCAGCAAGTGCACCCATGCCGCGTGGGCCGGCGCCAACAAGTACATCCGTGATTGCGAGAACGACGCCGACGACAAGAAGAACGACGTCCCCAAGGCCAGCGCGTCTCCCAGCTACGTCTTCCGCGTGAACCGCGACCTTGTGGTGCTCAACGACATCAATTCCGGCAGCGTGTGGTTGGTCAACCAGAACATGCAGCTCGTCAACAATTGGGACGATGTTGTCCCACCCAAGAACCAATCCGATGACCAGGACCAGGAATCCGCGGACAACAACACCATCAACGTGCTCCCGGACCGCACCAAGCCCAACCGTGCGCCCGAGACCAAACCAGATGAGTTTGGCGTCAGGCCCGGCCGGACCTCCATCCTGAGTGTCCTGGACAACGACTCAGACCCCGACGGCGATGTCCTCACCGCAGCGGCCGGTGCCAACGGCCCCAAGGCGGGCGCGCTGGAAAACATCTACGGCGGCTCAGCTTTCCAAATCAAGGTGCCGGCCGAAGCCAAGCCAGGCACCGAGGTCTTCGACTACAACGCCTCCGATGGTCGGGGCTTGTCAGCAGGCGGCAAGGTCACCCTGCATGTGGTTGGACCGGAGGAGAACAAGCCTCCTGTTTTCAAGAGGGCTGAGCCCACCACCATGCTGGTGGAACAGGGAAAGTCCGTCAGCCAGAACATCCTGACCGACTGGATGGACCCCGACGGCGACGACCTCGTCCTGCTGGACGCCAAAGCAGACAACGACCAGGACCAGGTCAAGGTCCGCCGCGATGGCTTGCTCACGTACCAGGATTCCGGTGCTGCCCCCGGCAAGAAGAACGTCACCATCACCGTGTGGGACGGGCGGGCAACTACCACTGGTCGTGTGGTCATCAACGTGCAGCCGCCGGGGGCGCTTGCGCCTGTTGTCAACGCGGACCACGTAACAGCGGTGGTTGGCCAGGACTTGGTGATCTCTCCGTTGAAGAACGACGTCGACCCCAACGGAGGCGCCCTGCGTGTGGCCCACGTGGAGGCTGCGGGCCAGGTCGAGCTGGGCGCAGTGACCGACGGCGGATCGTTCACTTTCCGCAGCAACACTCCTGGTCCGGTCTACTTGACCTACATTGCGAGCAACGGCCCGCAAAGCAGCCAGGGCCTCATCAGGGTGGACGTCGAGTCCGGCAAGGATGCCGGCGCGCCGGTTGCCGTTCACGACGTCGCGCTTCTGCCCGTAGGTGGGAGCGTCCTCGTGGATCCGCTCGCCAATGACTCCGACCCTTCCGGCGGCGTGCTGGTGCTGCAATCCGTTACTGTCCCTGAGGGCTCAACGGCCTCGGTCAGTGTGATTGACCACAGCGTCCTGCGCATCACGGACGTCTTGGGCGCCAAGGAGCCCTTCGTCTTCAGCTACACGATGTCCAACGGCCATAAGTCGGCCACTGGAACGGTAGGCGTTGTCCCGGTGCCGGCACCCGCCGTCGTGGAGGCTCCGCAGCCGAAACCCGACGAAGTGAACGTCCGTGTCAACGACGTCGTCACTATTCCTGTCCTGGACAATGACACACACCCGCAGGGCGAAGAGCTCTCCGTGGATCCGGTCCTGGCGCAGAACATTGCGGAAGCCGATGGCCATGCTTTTGTCTCGGAAAACACCCTGCGCTTCATCGCCGGCCCCACGCCCAAGACGGTGCGTGCCATTTACAACGCCGTGGATCCGCAGGGGCAGAAGAGCGCCGCCGCGGTGACCATCCACATCCTGCCGTTGGAAGGCGCCCAAAATTCGCGCCCGCAACCGCAGAACCTGACGGCCCGCGTGGTTGCCGGCGGCAGCGTCCGCATCCCGGTGCCGCTTGACGGCATCGATCCCGACGGCGATTCGGTCCAGCTCACCGGCATCGACAGTACACCCACCATGGGAACTGCGACCGCGGGAAGCAACTTCATCGACTTCGTCGCCGCAGGGGACGGTGCGGGAACCGACACGTTCCGGTACAAGGTGATCGATCGCCAAGGGGCGGTCAACACCGGCACTGTCACTATTGGCGTGGCGCCGCGTGGGGAAGACAACCAGAAGCCGACGCCCGTGGACGACGAAGTCAAGGTCCGGCCGGGCCGCCAGATTGCCGTTGACGCTACGGCGAACGACACTGATCCTGATGGCGACCCGATCCGCATCATGACGGACAGCATTGAGGCCGATGAGGCCCTGGACGCACACGTCAGCCAGACCAGCGGGCGCATCCTGCTCACTGCTCCGGCGGCGGAGGGCACGGTCAACGTCCGTTACTCCGTGGCTGACGACCGGGACGCAGTTGGCCAGGCCAGCATCCGCGTCATCGTCAAGAACGACGTCCCGCTGCAGGCCCCGATCGCGCGCGACGACCGCGTGACGTCGGCACAAACGCTGGGCAAGACAGCCGTGGATGTTCCTGTTCTGAAAAATGATGAAGATCCTGACGGCGTGGGAGAGAACCTCAAGATCAGCACGGACGTAGAGACCGCCCGGCCAGGTTCCGAGGGCAACGTCATCGTTGAACTCACGGAGCAGCCCCAATTGGTGCCCTACACGGTGGAAGACGTGGACGGCCAGAAGTCGACAGCGATCATCTGGGTTCCGGGCGTCGGCCAGCAGGTGCCAACCCTGGCCAAGGACGAGGTAGTTGAACTGATCTCCGGGCAGTCCGTCACCGTGGACTTGCGCGAATGGGTGAAAGTCCGCGATGGACGCTCGCCGCGCCTGACCCAGACAGACCGCATCAAACTGATCGGCGCAGACGGCAGCGACCCCGTGGCCAATGGCGGGACAGCCATCAAGTACACGGCCGGTCCGGAGTATGTGGGTCCGGGCTCCATCAGTTTCGAGGTCACCGATGGCACGGGTCCGGACGACCCCAACGGCCTGAAATCGACACTAAGTATCCGTACCAAGGTGCTTCCGGACCCCAACAAGAACAACCCGCCTGTGCTGCTGGGCAGCGCGGTGGATGTTCCCAAGAGCGACTCCGTCAGCACCGACCTGGAAAAACTCACCTCGGATCCGGATGCTGACGACGTCCAGAACATGAACTATGAAATCGTCGGTGCCGCACCGGCAGGCTTCAAAGTGAACATCGACGGAAAGACGCTCAAGGTTTCGGCTGACGATTCCGCGAGGATCGGGCAGAGTGGCACCGTCCAGGTCAAGGCCAAGGACCGCCGCGGCCTGGAGGCGGTGGCAACCTTCAAGCTCTCCTTGACGGCCTCAAACCGCCCCAAGCCAGTGGCCAATGATGACGTAGAGCCGGACGCTCAATCGGGGAAGCCCGTGACCGCGAATGTACTGGCGAACGATTCGAACCCGTTCCCGGATACGCCGCTGAAGATCGTCTCGGCCATCACCGAAACTGGCCAGGGCAGCGCTGAATTCAGCAACGGCGATGTGACTGTGACGCCCTCATCAGGCTTTACGGGCACCATGGTGGTTGCCTACACGGTGGAGGACAAGACCGGCGAGGCCTCACGCTACGCCACTGCCCGCATCCGGCTCACGGTGAAGGACAAGCCTGCTCCTCCCACAACGCCCTTGGCGCAAAGCGTGGGAGACGAGACAGCCCTGCTGACGTGGAATGCTCCGGCGGACCGCGGCTCGCCGATTACCAAGTACACGGTGTACGGCGAAGGTGGATACAAACAGGACTGCCCTGCCAACACCTGCACCCTGACTGGCTTGACCAACAACGTGAAGTACCACTTTGCGGTAACGGCGACCAATGCCATCAATGAGTCCGAGCGCTCGCCGCTGTCCGCGGAAGTCCGGCCCGACGTCAAGCCTGACACTCCAGCGGCCCCCACGCTCACGTTCGGCGACAAGCAACTGTCCGTGGCGTGGGTTCCGCCAGCCAGCAAGGGATCCCCGATCAAGTCTTACGACCTGGAGATTTCGCCTGCTCCTGCGGGCCAGAATGCCCAGATCCAGAACCTCACGGGCGCCAGTTACGTCTGGAAGGGATTGACGAACGGCGTTGCCTACAAGATCCGGGTCCTGGCCAGGAACGATGCCAAGGAGCCGTCCGAATGGAGCCCCTACTCGGCCGCGGAAACGCCAGCAGGAGTACCGGCCACGCCGGCTGCTCCGTCTGTGTCCGGCGCCGGATCGGTTGGTAGCCAGAGTCAGTTGAAGGTGAGCTGGGCAGCTCCCAACAACAACGGTGACCCCGTGTCTGCGTACACGCTGACCACGTACCGGGGTGGCGCCGTCGTTGGTTCGCAGGCAGTGGCCGCAACGTCCCAAAACGTGACAGTGAGTAATGCCGAAGCGGATTACACATTCACAGTCTCGGCCACCAACAAAGCCGGAGTGAGCGGCGTGAGCCAGCAGTCGGCCGCGATCCGCGCGGCGGGCAAGCCAGGCACGGTGGGCAGCGGATCAGTTGCCCCCACAGGCAACAGCGGGCAGCTGAGGGTGACGTTCACGCCCCTGACGGCCGCCGAGCGCAATGGCTCGCAGGACGGTGAAATCCAGTACCGCTGGCAGACGGCATACGGTTCCGGGCCCATCGGGCGGGGTGGCGGCGACATTGGTGGCCAACCCAACGGCCAGGACGTGGTGGTCAACATCATCGCGAGCTCCGTGAAGAACAACATGTCCGGTGACGCCAAAGCGATCGGAACCGGAAATCCCTATGGCGATCCCGGTGCCCCGAACGTGAACGGCGGCAAGTCCGGCGTCGGCGACCCCCAGGTGCACTGGTCGTGGACCGCGCCGAACATGAACGGCAGGCCCTTGGACCACTACGAAGTCAGTCTGGACGGCGGCGGCTGGAGCGGCGTCGGCAAGGCGACGAACTACGACGCCCCAGGCGGTGGCTGGAACAACACCCGAACCCTGAGGGTCCGGGCCGTGACGATCAACCCCGGTCCTGCGGGCAGCGCCCAATCGACCTCCGGAAACGATCCCACGCCACCGGTCACCACTGTTCGAGTGAAGCGTTCAGACAACAACAGCTGCCCGGGCAAGCCCGGGGTTCCTGATCGTTACAGCAACGTCGGCGGTGACGCCAAGTGCGGAAGCAGTGACACCAATTGGGTGTCCTACTCCGATGGCTGGATCACGTCTGCGTGCTGGATGAATATCTACGGCTCCAGTGAGACTTCAAACCCGCCGTCCTATTACAAGTGGTACCGGATGGAAAACGGGCCGCACCCGGGGTGGTACGTCAAGCTCGCCACCATCGACATCAACGGCCCGGACGTCGGCCGATGCTGA
- a CDS encoding NAD(P)-dependent oxidoreductase: MTPSNDASPASEEGKPQGSTPYVASGSLKGRTIIMSGGSRGIGLAIAARAARDGANIVLMAKTGEPHPKLEGTVFTAADQLVAAGGQALPLVGDVRNDEDVAAAVSAAVERFGGIDVVVNNASAIDLSRTDAIDMKRYDLMQDINVRGTFLLSKLSLPALRESGNGHILTLSPPLNLDPKWAGMHLAYTMAKYGMSLTTLGLAEELKDDGVSVNSLWPCTLIDTAAIRNMPGGQQIVKAARGPEIMADAAHAVLTGANLADGVSGSGNFYTDEEVLRAAGVKDFAPYSLGAPEGSLVPDIFL; encoded by the coding sequence ATGACTCCAAGCAACGATGCTTCCCCGGCTTCTGAAGAAGGAAAGCCGCAGGGCAGCACCCCTTATGTAGCAAGCGGTTCGCTCAAAGGCCGCACCATCATCATGTCCGGCGGCAGCCGTGGGATTGGACTGGCGATTGCCGCCCGTGCAGCCCGGGACGGCGCCAACATCGTCCTGATGGCCAAGACGGGAGAGCCTCATCCGAAACTGGAGGGGACGGTCTTCACGGCTGCCGATCAACTGGTCGCCGCCGGAGGGCAGGCCCTGCCCCTCGTGGGTGATGTCCGCAATGACGAGGACGTCGCCGCGGCGGTGAGTGCCGCCGTCGAGCGTTTCGGGGGAATCGACGTCGTGGTCAATAACGCGTCGGCGATCGACCTTTCCCGCACAGATGCCATAGACATGAAGCGTTATGACCTCATGCAGGACATCAACGTTCGCGGAACGTTCCTGCTCTCAAAGCTGTCCCTCCCGGCGTTGCGCGAATCAGGCAACGGGCACATCCTCACGTTGTCTCCACCGCTGAACCTCGATCCAAAATGGGCCGGGATGCACCTGGCCTACACGATGGCCAAGTATGGAATGAGCCTCACCACCCTGGGGCTCGCCGAAGAGCTTAAGGACGACGGCGTCTCGGTCAACTCGTTGTGGCCGTGCACCTTGATCGATACCGCAGCGATCCGGAACATGCCTGGTGGGCAGCAGATCGTGAAGGCAGCCCGGGGACCGGAAATCATGGCCGACGCTGCGCACGCCGTGCTGACGGGCGCCAACCTTGCCGACGGCGTCAGCGGTTCGGGGAACTTCTACACTGACGAAGAAGTCCTGCGGGCAGCCGGCGTGAAGGACTTCGCGCCATACAGCCTCGGCGCGCCGGAGGGCAGCCTGGTGCCGGACATCTTCCTCTAA
- a CDS encoding adenylate/guanylate cyclase domain-containing protein codes for MSVEDQQSGEDLDEEFDAVPEPSVDEDTEPAPVQATATTGPPTGVMSAERLAIKALEARLLGGERKLRRREVAAGAGVSILSARKLWRALGFPNFGDDDVAFTERDQAALSTILDLVRAGILTEEAAISVTRSIGQMTDRMVVWQIEALVEDMVQEQGIPDAVARKQLVGQLPALVDSLEEILVYSYRRQLNAGVQRLAVRAEAGLQASEEGREGDEDDSPLPLARAVGFADLVSYTSLSRRMNEKTLAQMVQRFENKCAEIISVGGGRLVKTVGDEVLYIAETPAAGAEISLALAQAFTEDEILPQARVSMVWGRILSRLGDIYGPTVNLAARLTTLAQPGTVLVDAMTAAALGQDERFVLVPQKSENVRGFGEIHPVMLARGRGKGLVLD; via the coding sequence ATGAGCGTTGAGGATCAGCAGTCCGGCGAGGACCTGGACGAGGAGTTCGACGCCGTACCCGAACCTTCAGTGGACGAGGACACGGAACCAGCGCCCGTCCAGGCGACCGCGACTACCGGCCCGCCGACCGGCGTGATGTCGGCAGAGCGCCTGGCCATCAAAGCGCTCGAGGCGAGGCTGCTTGGCGGCGAACGCAAGCTTCGCCGTCGTGAAGTTGCGGCCGGTGCCGGCGTCTCCATTCTTTCCGCACGGAAGTTGTGGCGGGCTTTGGGCTTCCCCAACTTCGGCGACGACGACGTCGCGTTTACCGAACGCGACCAAGCTGCGTTGTCCACCATTCTTGACCTTGTCCGTGCGGGAATCCTGACCGAGGAAGCCGCGATATCCGTTACCCGCTCCATCGGCCAGATGACGGACCGCATGGTGGTCTGGCAGATCGAGGCCCTGGTTGAAGACATGGTCCAGGAGCAGGGCATTCCGGATGCCGTGGCCCGCAAGCAACTGGTGGGCCAGCTGCCGGCCCTTGTGGATTCCCTGGAGGAGATCCTGGTCTACTCCTATCGCCGGCAGCTCAACGCAGGTGTCCAGCGGCTTGCCGTTCGCGCCGAAGCGGGGCTGCAAGCGAGCGAGGAAGGCCGCGAAGGGGACGAAGACGATTCCCCGTTGCCCCTGGCCCGTGCCGTGGGATTCGCGGACCTCGTTTCCTACACCAGCCTTTCCCGGCGCATGAACGAGAAAACCCTGGCCCAAATGGTGCAGCGCTTCGAGAACAAATGCGCCGAGATCATTTCTGTGGGCGGCGGACGCCTGGTGAAGACCGTGGGCGACGAAGTCCTCTACATCGCCGAGACACCGGCGGCTGGCGCGGAAATCTCCCTGGCTTTGGCGCAAGCCTTTACGGAAGACGAGATCCTTCCACAGGCGCGCGTGTCCATGGTCTGGGGTCGCATCCTGTCCCGCCTCGGCGACATCTACGGCCCCACCGTGAACCTTGCGGCGCGGCTGACTACCTTGGCCCAACCTGGGACTGTCCTGGTGGATGCGATGACCGCTGCTGCACTCGGTCAGGACGAACGCTTCGTGCTGGTCCCGCAGAAGTCCGAGAATGTCCGGGGCTTCGGTGAGATCCACCCAGTGATGCTCGCCCGCGGCCGCGGCAAGGGTTTGGTGCTGGACTAA
- a CDS encoding biotin--[acetyl-CoA-carboxylase] ligase has translation MDAEQPANRESLVPGQHRPSLDHDALLQPDFLSATGISQLNIVESTGSTNQDLVRAVTVEPKKWADLAVLTAEHQTAARGRLDRHWESPERSAVSVSMVLRPVTAEGMPVPTQSYSWLSLLAAVALREALQETAGVTAEIKWPNDVLVNGRKVAGILAQMTPMGDGSVPAVILGVGLNVSLSQDELPVPTATSLALEGATTTDRTALLKSYLSRFTRLYRSFCNSEGDPAAGLVGGPSLHKRVESAMVTLGREVRAHLPGDHEVVGHASRLDEHGSLLVVDHGGREHVVTAGDVVHLRATESGYA, from the coding sequence ATGGATGCCGAACAGCCTGCCAACAGAGAATCCCTAGTCCCCGGGCAACACCGGCCATCATTGGACCATGACGCGCTGCTCCAGCCCGATTTCCTGTCGGCAACCGGTATTTCCCAACTGAATATTGTCGAGTCCACCGGATCCACCAACCAGGACTTGGTACGCGCCGTAACTGTGGAGCCAAAAAAATGGGCTGACCTTGCTGTGTTGACCGCCGAACACCAGACGGCGGCGCGCGGACGGCTGGACAGACACTGGGAATCGCCGGAGCGCTCCGCTGTCTCCGTGTCGATGGTGCTGCGGCCCGTCACAGCCGAAGGCATGCCAGTGCCCACGCAGAGTTACTCGTGGCTCTCACTGCTTGCCGCCGTTGCCCTGCGCGAAGCATTGCAGGAAACGGCTGGCGTTACAGCAGAGATCAAGTGGCCCAATGACGTCCTGGTCAATGGGCGCAAGGTCGCAGGAATCCTGGCGCAAATGACGCCGATGGGTGACGGATCGGTCCCAGCAGTGATCCTGGGCGTTGGCCTGAACGTCTCGCTGTCACAGGATGAATTGCCGGTACCTACCGCAACGTCTTTGGCCTTGGAAGGGGCCACGACGACGGACCGCACCGCGCTGCTGAAAAGCTACCTTTCCCGGTTTACAAGGCTGTACCGCAGCTTCTGCAACTCAGAGGGCGATCCCGCTGCAGGCTTGGTGGGCGGGCCATCGCTGCATAAGAGGGTTGAGTCGGCAATGGTCACCCTGGGACGCGAGGTGCGGGCGCACCTGCCCGGTGATCACGAGGTTGTGGGGCACGCTTCCCGACTGGACGAGCATGGATCGCTTCTGGTGGTGGACCATGGCGGCCGGGAACATGTGGTGACGGCTGGTGATGTGGTCCATCTGCGCGCCACGGAAAGCGGTTATGCGTAA